A window from Drosophila kikkawai strain 14028-0561.14 chromosome 2L, DkikHiC1v2, whole genome shotgun sequence encodes these proteins:
- the LOC108074532 gene encoding uncharacterized protein, producing the protein MDQIHVFVVLIWLFSVFAMLVVPLPMKVFGEQSNVKDENLQEIDDSDYMAPLKQASTRPPAKILQQKGKNKDLKTSMPKTNRGLRLFPQFEGKPKENKGDEKKERTEKKAIGGIIPPAPSTEKTVAIPTFKTDYLGNWVYNPWGVTYGQLFRDTRFLGGKFSGPYPEFDRHTAIYKPPTDPKKVCKNKPTEIYNTPKVLKYLKKPFYHFVHKQQPFLMDLRKSIYEKGNSEECHVPSQINWRTYTECAMMRNMRMEYLIPYYPMRQTASMWDFKTNYPGWRYEGNPLDDYDYEEKLKMLPPKN; encoded by the exons ATGGATCAAATTCATGTATTCGTTGTTCTCATTTGGCTGTTCAGT GTCTTTGCTATGCTCGTTGTTCCGTTACCAATGAAAGTATTTGGTGAACAATCAAACGTAAAAGATGAAAACCTTCAGGAAATAGATGATTCTGATTACATGGCACCGTTGAAACAGGCCTCCACACGACCCCCTGCCAAAATTCTCCAACAAAAGGGCAAGAATAAAGATCTAAAAACGTCAATGCCAAAGACAAATCGCGGGCTGCGGCTATTCCCTCAATTTGAGGGAAAACCTAAAGAAAATAAGGGTGAcgagaaaaaagagagaaccGAAAAGAAAGCAATTGGTGGAATTATACCACCTGCACCTTCCACTGAGAAGACTGTAGCGATTCCCACATTTAAAACGGACTACTTGGGCAATTGGGTATATAATCCGTGGGGCGTCACTTATGGACAATTATTTCGAGACACTCGGTTTCTGGGAGGTAAATTTAGTGGGCCATACCCAGAATTTGATAGACATACGGCGATTTACAAGCCCCCCACGGATCCCAAAAAGGTGTGCAAAAATAAGCCAACAGAAATCTACAACACTCCAAAGGTTTTGAAATATCTTAAGAAGCCATTTTACCACTTTGTTCATAAACAACAGCCCTTCTTAATGGACCTACGGAAATCGATCTACgaaaagggcaactcagaagaGTGCCATGTGCCATCACAAATAAACTGGCGAACTTATACTGAGTGTGCGATGATGAGGAACATGCGGATGGAATACCTGATACCATACTACCCGATGCGCCAAACTGCTTCTATGTGGgactttaaaacaaattatccAGGCTGGCGTTATGAAGGAAATCCATTAGACGACTATGATTAtgaagaaaaactgaaaatgttGCCACCGAAAAATTAA